From Streptomyces sp. Edi4, one genomic window encodes:
- a CDS encoding GuaB1 family IMP dehydrogenase-related protein → MPGATSNDWDVQHVRFLNDIKPPYDLTYDDVFMVPSRSAVGSRQGVDLASPDGTGTTIPLVVANMTAIAGRRMAETVARRGGIVVIPQDIPIEVVTEVISWVKTRHLVLDTPIVLSPAQTVADALALLPKRAHNAGVVVDADHRPVGVVTDADLTGVDRFTQLSEVMAKDLLLLDADIDPREAFNRLDGANRRYAPAVDKDGRLAGILTRKGALRATLYTPATDAQGKLRIAAAVGINGDVAGKAKQLLDAGADTIVVDTAHGHQESMIAAVKAVRGLDPQVPIVAGNIVAAEGVRDLIEAGADIIKVGVGPGAMCTTRMMTGVGRPQFSAVLECAAEAKKFGKHVWADGGVRHPRDVAMALAAGASNVMIGSWFAGTYESPGDLHMSAEGNLYKESFGMASARAVKNRTSEESAYDRARKALFEEGISTSRMFLDPARPGVEDLIDSIIAGVRSSCTYAGASSLAEFEEKAVVGIQSAAGYAEGKPLHASWS, encoded by the coding sequence ATGCCTGGGGCCACCTCGAACGACTGGGATGTTCAGCACGTGCGTTTCCTCAACGACATCAAGCCGCCGTACGACCTGACGTACGACGATGTGTTCATGGTGCCGAGCCGTTCCGCGGTGGGCTCCCGCCAGGGCGTCGACCTCGCCTCTCCCGACGGCACGGGCACCACCATCCCGCTGGTCGTCGCCAACATGACCGCGATCGCCGGGCGCCGCATGGCGGAGACCGTGGCGCGCCGCGGCGGTATCGTCGTGATCCCCCAGGACATCCCGATCGAGGTCGTCACCGAGGTGATCTCCTGGGTCAAGACGCGCCACCTGGTGCTCGACACCCCGATCGTCCTCTCCCCGGCCCAGACCGTCGCCGACGCGCTGGCCCTGCTGCCCAAGCGGGCCCACAACGCTGGCGTCGTGGTCGACGCCGACCACCGGCCGGTCGGAGTCGTCACCGACGCCGACCTGACGGGCGTGGACCGCTTCACCCAGCTCTCCGAGGTCATGGCCAAGGACCTGCTGCTCCTGGACGCCGACATCGACCCGCGCGAGGCCTTCAACAGGCTCGACGGCGCCAACCGCCGCTACGCCCCCGCCGTGGACAAGGACGGCCGCCTGGCCGGCATCCTGACCCGCAAGGGCGCCCTGCGCGCGACGCTCTACACCCCCGCCACCGACGCTCAGGGCAAGCTGCGCATCGCGGCCGCCGTCGGCATCAACGGCGACGTGGCGGGCAAGGCCAAGCAGCTCCTGGACGCAGGCGCCGACACCATCGTCGTGGACACCGCGCACGGTCACCAGGAGTCGATGATCGCCGCGGTCAAGGCCGTGCGCGGCCTCGACCCCCAGGTGCCGATCGTCGCGGGCAACATCGTCGCCGCCGAGGGCGTGCGCGACCTGATCGAGGCCGGCGCGGACATCATCAAGGTCGGTGTGGGCCCCGGCGCCATGTGCACCACCCGCATGATGACCGGCGTGGGCCGCCCGCAGTTCTCCGCCGTCCTGGAGTGCGCCGCCGAGGCCAAGAAGTTCGGCAAGCACGTCTGGGCCGACGGGGGAGTGCGCCACCCGCGCGACGTCGCCATGGCGCTGGCCGCCGGCGCCTCCAACGTCATGATCGGTTCCTGGTTCGCCGGTACGTACGAGTCCCCCGGCGACCTGCACATGTCGGCCGAGGGCAACCTGTACAAGGAGTCCTTCGGCATGGCCTCCGCCCGCGCGGTCAAGAACCGTACGAGCGAGGAGTCCGCCTACGACCGGGCCCGCAAGGCCCTGTTCGAGGAGGGCATCTCCACCTCGCGCATGTTCCTCGACCCGGCCCGCCCGGGCGTCGAGGACCTGATCGACTCGATCATCGCGGGCGTCCGCTCCTCCTGCACCTACGCCGGTGCCTCCTCGCTCGCCGAGTTCGAGGAGAAGGCCGTCGTCGGCATCCAGTCCGCCGCCGGTTACGCCGAGGGCAAGCCGCTGCACGCCAGCTGGAGCTAG
- a CDS encoding barstar family protein: MTAEPYGSFDSLRATGWLVDVVDLEGVLSKAAFMDRVATALVLPEWFGRNWDALADCLGDPDWGPADPGRLLVLTHWRPYAAERPDEWAIALDVLGEAAGTGPHGTLAVHLALGGSHQARRPGPG, translated from the coding sequence ATGACGGCCGAACCGTACGGCTCCTTCGACTCCCTGCGGGCCACCGGGTGGCTGGTCGATGTCGTCGACCTCGAAGGGGTGCTGAGCAAGGCCGCGTTCATGGACCGCGTGGCCACCGCCCTGGTGCTTCCGGAGTGGTTCGGACGGAACTGGGACGCCCTCGCCGACTGCCTGGGCGATCCTGACTGGGGCCCGGCCGACCCCGGCCGCCTCCTGGTCCTGACCCACTGGCGCCCGTACGCGGCCGAGCGGCCGGACGAGTGGGCCATCGCCCTGGACGTGCTGGGCGAGGCGGCCGGAACGGGCCCGCACGGAACCCTGGCCGTGCACCTCGCGCTCGGAGGATCGCACCAGGCCCGGCGCCCCGGTCCTGGATGA
- a CDS encoding ribonuclease domain-containing protein, producing MINRLARFVLAPLLVCLAVLLAGCAGKDAATSSSSTHPAPASAPAPAWAKGMATVAAASLPPEARRTLGLIDKGGPFPYSKDGVVFGNYEKALPQRGRGYYHEYTVDTPGSRDRGARRLITGQGGEFYYTGDHYKTFKAVLR from the coding sequence ATGATCAACAGGTTGGCCCGGTTCGTCCTCGCCCCGCTCCTGGTGTGTCTGGCGGTACTCCTGGCCGGGTGCGCGGGCAAGGACGCGGCGACATCGTCAAGCTCCACGCACCCCGCGCCCGCCTCCGCGCCGGCGCCCGCCTGGGCCAAGGGCATGGCCACGGTCGCGGCGGCCTCGCTGCCGCCCGAGGCGCGCCGGACGCTGGGGCTCATCGACAAGGGCGGCCCCTTCCCGTACAGCAAGGACGGCGTCGTGTTCGGCAACTACGAGAAGGCGCTGCCGCAGCGCGGGCGCGGCTACTACCACGAGTACACCGTCGACACCCCGGGCTCCCGTGACCGGGGCGCCCGCCGGCTCATCACCGGGCAGGGCGGGGAGTTCTACTACACCGGGGACCACTACAAGACGTTCAAGGCGGTGCTGCGATGA
- a CDS encoding glutamine synthetase family protein has translation MEQGHGAGQREQAQRRAQEAGLAAARLTAEGVRAVALTWVDVAGLTRVKVVPTTRLAQVAAYGVGMSPVFDVYLVDDSVTTSPHIGGPDGDLRLIPDLDRLTVLAAQPGWAWAPADRFEQSGRPHTACQRQFARRMTERAAERGIGLRMGFETEWVVDPPLAGPAYGMARIVERSQYVGDVLGALEAQGVEVLQIHPEYTPGQFEVSVAPADPVGAADLAVLVRETIRAVSLQHGLTPWFGPVIDPEGVGNGAHLHLSLWQDGRNLCRGGDGPSGMTATSESFLAGVLDALPALLAIGAPSPASYLRLAPSRWAGAFQCWGPENREAALRFVPGPPGAEDAANAEVKSFDPAANPYLVTGAVIAAGLAGVDAGLRLPDPVAGDPVNAEGARRLPGSLPEAVDHFMESATLREALGDALFEAIVAVRQGDTKLFDGRTPREIAEATRGRY, from the coding sequence GTGGAGCAGGGTCACGGCGCTGGACAGCGGGAGCAGGCACAACGGCGGGCACAGGAGGCCGGGCTCGCGGCTGCCAGGCTGACCGCGGAGGGGGTCCGGGCGGTCGCGCTGACCTGGGTGGACGTGGCGGGCCTCACCCGCGTCAAGGTGGTGCCGACCACGCGGCTCGCGCAGGTCGCGGCGTACGGCGTGGGCATGTCCCCCGTCTTCGACGTGTATCTGGTGGACGACTCGGTCACCACGAGCCCCCACATCGGCGGCCCCGACGGCGATCTGCGCCTGATCCCCGACCTCGACCGGCTCACCGTGCTCGCCGCGCAGCCGGGTTGGGCGTGGGCGCCGGCCGACCGGTTCGAGCAGTCGGGACGGCCCCACACCGCCTGCCAGCGCCAGTTCGCCCGCCGCATGACCGAGCGGGCCGCCGAGCGCGGCATCGGGCTGCGGATGGGCTTCGAGACGGAGTGGGTGGTCGACCCGCCGCTCGCGGGGCCGGCCTACGGGATGGCGCGGATCGTCGAACGTTCGCAGTACGTGGGTGATGTGCTGGGCGCACTCGAGGCGCAGGGCGTCGAGGTGTTGCAGATCCACCCGGAGTACACGCCCGGCCAGTTCGAGGTGTCGGTGGCCCCGGCCGATCCGGTGGGCGCGGCGGATCTCGCGGTGCTGGTGCGCGAGACGATCCGGGCGGTCTCCCTCCAGCACGGCCTGACCCCGTGGTTCGGTCCCGTCATCGACCCCGAGGGCGTCGGCAACGGCGCCCATCTGCACCTCAGCCTGTGGCAGGACGGCCGCAACCTGTGCCGGGGCGGCGACGGCCCGTCCGGGATGACCGCGACCAGCGAGTCCTTCCTCGCCGGCGTCCTGGACGCGCTGCCCGCGCTGCTCGCCATCGGCGCCCCGAGCCCGGCGAGCTATCTGCGCCTCGCACCCTCGCGCTGGGCGGGTGCCTTCCAGTGCTGGGGGCCCGAGAACCGGGAGGCGGCGCTGCGTTTCGTGCCCGGCCCGCCCGGCGCCGAGGACGCCGCCAACGCGGAGGTCAAGTCGTTCGACCCGGCCGCCAACCCCTATCTGGTGACGGGCGCGGTGATCGCGGCGGGCCTGGCAGGAGTGGACGCGGGGCTGCGGCTGCCCGACCCGGTCGCGGGCGACCCCGTCAACGCCGAAGGCGCCAGGCGGCTGCCCGGCTCACTGCCCGAGGCCGTCGACCACTTCATGGAGTCGGCGACCCTGCGCGAGGCCCTGGGCGACGCGCTCTTCGAGGCGATCGTCGCGGTACGCCAGGGCGACACGAAGCTCTTCGACGGCCGCACACCGCGCGAGATCGCCGAAGCCACGCGCGGGAGGTACTGA
- a CDS encoding ATP-dependent DNA ligase, translating to MLLADVATASADIAATASRSKKSALLARLFSATAPNEAPLVVTYLAGRLPQRRTGLGWSALKDRPPPAASPSLTVREVDERLDAISAVAGKGAQGERRRLAGELMAAATAVEQDFLVALIVGEVRQGALDAAAVEGLAAASGAAAADVRRAVMLGGSLGTVARALLAEGPAALAAFRLDVGRPVLPMLAHSAKDVAEGLDRLGPCAVEEKLDGIRAQVHKDGETVRVFTRTLDEIGARLPEVVQAARELAADHAVLDGEVIALGTDGRPRSFQDIAGRVGSRLDVAGAQDRLPLVPVFFDLLSVDGRDLLDLSVRERHAELVRVAPEPRRVRRYVVEDPADPGQRRAAEEFAARTLERGHEGVVLKALDSAYAAGRRGASWLKVKPVYTLDLVVLAAEWGHGRRTGLLSNLHLGARREDGTFAMLGKTFKGLTDALLAWQTGRLRELAVAEEPWGVRVRPELVVEVAFDGVQRSSRYPEGVTLRFARVVRYREDKDASDADTVATVTALSGSRLGPDREEPPRDGRE from the coding sequence ATGCTCCTCGCCGACGTGGCCACGGCCTCGGCCGACATCGCCGCCACCGCCTCGCGCTCGAAGAAGTCCGCACTGCTCGCCCGGCTCTTCTCGGCCACCGCGCCGAACGAGGCGCCCCTGGTGGTGACCTACCTGGCGGGCCGGCTCCCGCAGCGGCGCACCGGGCTCGGCTGGAGCGCCCTGAAGGACCGCCCGCCGCCCGCCGCATCGCCCTCGCTGACCGTGCGGGAGGTGGACGAGCGGCTTGACGCGATCTCGGCGGTGGCCGGCAAGGGCGCCCAGGGCGAACGCAGGCGGCTGGCCGGGGAGTTGATGGCGGCGGCCACGGCCGTGGAGCAGGACTTCCTGGTCGCGCTGATCGTCGGTGAGGTGCGCCAGGGCGCGCTGGACGCGGCCGCCGTGGAAGGGCTCGCGGCGGCCTCCGGCGCGGCTGCGGCCGATGTGCGGCGCGCGGTGATGCTGGGCGGCTCGCTCGGCACCGTGGCCCGGGCCCTGCTGGCCGAAGGGCCCGCCGCGCTCGCCGCGTTCCGCCTCGATGTGGGGCGGCCCGTCCTGCCGATGCTCGCGCACAGCGCGAAGGACGTCGCCGAAGGGCTCGACCGGCTCGGCCCGTGCGCCGTGGAGGAGAAGCTCGACGGCATCCGCGCCCAGGTGCACAAGGACGGGGAGACGGTGCGGGTGTTCACCCGCACCCTCGACGAGATCGGCGCCCGGCTGCCCGAAGTGGTGCAGGCGGCAAGGGAGTTGGCGGCCGACCATGCCGTACTGGACGGCGAGGTGATCGCGCTGGGGACGGACGGACGCCCGCGCTCCTTCCAGGACATCGCAGGACGCGTCGGGTCGCGACTCGATGTCGCGGGCGCCCAGGACCGGCTGCCGCTCGTCCCCGTCTTCTTCGACCTCCTGTCGGTGGACGGGCGGGACCTGCTCGATCTGTCCGTGCGCGAGCGGCACGCCGAACTGGTCCGCGTCGCACCCGAGCCCCGCCGGGTGCGGCGGTACGTGGTGGAGGATCCGGCCGATCCCGGTCAGCGGCGCGCGGCCGAGGAGTTCGCCGCCCGGACGCTGGAGCGGGGGCACGAGGGCGTGGTCCTCAAGGCGCTCGACTCGGCGTACGCGGCGGGGCGGCGCGGCGCGTCCTGGCTCAAGGTCAAACCCGTGTACACGCTGGACCTGGTGGTCCTGGCGGCGGAGTGGGGCCACGGCAGGCGCACCGGCCTGCTCTCCAATCTCCATCTGGGGGCGCGCCGCGAGGACGGCACGTTCGCCATGCTCGGCAAGACGTTCAAGGGGCTCACCGACGCGCTGCTCGCCTGGCAGACCGGACGGCTGCGGGAACTGGCGGTGGCCGAGGAGCCCTGGGGGGTGCGGGTGCGGCCGGAACTCGTCGTCGAGGTGGCCTTCGACGGCGTACAGAGATCATCGCGCTACCCGGAAGGGGTGACACTGCGGTTCGCACGGGTAGTGCGCTATCGCGAGGACAAAGACGCCTCGGACGCGGACACGGTCGCGACGGTGACCGCTCTTTCAGGTTCCCGGCTCGGCCCGGACAGGGAGGAGCCCCCTCGCGACGGAAGGGAATGA
- a CDS encoding GDSL-type esterase/lipase family protein, producing MEAHIPQTTAGQPATGWLDPAPFLRGVAWLDAGGRPVRADPDDVMRLPWDTGERAALPIGTRIEFVARGATSVELRYRARVPGRGEALRELAHTFALWQGEHCVAETTVAPHEEGRVRIQLPRSPGPFTIHPPESQAPVVVGVRGVGGAIAPACARPRWLVHGDSITEGWWSTRPAHAWPLVAGRRLGLDTVNLGYAGGGRGELPIAEQLARLRADVLTLAFGTNCWSAPFSAPLMYETLLAFVRLVRRGHPSTPLLLVSPLLHPEAEETPNALGATLAQLRGAMEDAARELMARGDGHLQLLPGHGLLTPDHLADGLHPTDEGHALLGAAVARALAPHMPEPPRP from the coding sequence ATGGAGGCGCACATACCGCAGACGACCGCCGGGCAGCCGGCCACGGGCTGGCTCGACCCCGCTCCCTTCCTGCGCGGGGTGGCCTGGCTGGATGCCGGGGGACGGCCGGTGCGGGCGGACCCGGACGATGTGATGCGGCTGCCGTGGGACACCGGGGAGCGGGCCGCGCTGCCCATCGGGACGCGGATCGAGTTCGTCGCGCGCGGGGCCACCTCGGTGGAGCTGCGCTACCGCGCCAGGGTGCCGGGCAGAGGTGAGGCGCTGCGCGAGCTGGCCCACACCTTCGCGCTCTGGCAGGGCGAGCACTGCGTGGCCGAGACCACGGTGGCGCCGCACGAGGAGGGGCGCGTACGGATCCAACTGCCCCGCTCCCCCGGGCCGTTCACCATCCATCCGCCCGAATCGCAGGCGCCGGTGGTCGTCGGGGTGCGGGGCGTGGGCGGCGCCATCGCGCCGGCGTGCGCCCGGCCGCGCTGGCTGGTGCACGGGGACTCCATCACGGAGGGCTGGTGGTCCACCCGGCCCGCACACGCCTGGCCGCTCGTCGCGGGCCGCAGGCTGGGCCTGGACACGGTGAATCTCGGCTACGCGGGCGGCGGCCGGGGCGAACTGCCCATCGCGGAACAGCTCGCGCGCCTGCGCGCCGATGTGCTCACGCTCGCCTTCGGCACCAACTGCTGGTCGGCGCCGTTCTCGGCCCCCCTGATGTACGAGACGCTGCTCGCCTTCGTGCGGCTCGTACGGCGCGGGCATCCGAGCACCCCGCTGCTCCTGGTCTCCCCGCTGCTCCACCCGGAGGCGGAGGAGACCCCGAACGCGCTCGGCGCGACGCTCGCTCAGCTGCGCGGCGCCATGGAGGACGCGGCCCGCGAGCTGATGGCGCGGGGCGACGGCCATCTCCAACTCCTGCCCGGGCACGGCCTGTTGACCCCGGACCACCTCGCGGACGGGCTGCACCCCACCGACGAGGGACACGCCCTGCTCGGGGCGGCGGTGGCACGCGCGCTCGCCCCGCACATGCCGGAGCCCCCGCGACCCTGA
- a CDS encoding amidohydrolase family protein yields MLPLVDHHCHGVLRRDPDDAAFEAFLTESDAPAANGTSFFDTQLGFAVRRWCPPLLGLEPHCPPGRYLARRRELGAEEANRLLLSSTGIGTYLVDTGLPGDLTTPDELARLGGADAREIVRLEHLAERTGDKERDPDKFLAVLDDAIGAAAGTAAGFKSVVGYRYGLDFAPEPPGGAELRAATAAWLSGGAGRITDPVLLRHLLWSAAGTGLPLQIHTGFGDPDLRLHRCDPLLLTDFIRAVRPTGCRLILLHGYPYHRAAGYLAHVYPHVYADVGLSLGHTGTRATAVLAEFLELAPFGKLLFSTDAYGLAELYVVGARLYRDALDQLLNGWTGSGAWSEADADRVAALVSAGNAERVYGG; encoded by the coding sequence GTGCTGCCGCTCGTGGACCACCACTGTCACGGCGTGCTGCGCCGCGACCCCGACGACGCCGCCTTCGAGGCGTTCCTGACCGAATCCGACGCCCCGGCGGCGAACGGCACCAGCTTCTTCGACACCCAGCTCGGCTTCGCGGTGCGCCGCTGGTGCCCGCCGCTGCTCGGGCTCGAACCGCACTGCCCGCCGGGGCGCTATCTGGCCCGTCGCCGCGAGCTCGGCGCCGAGGAGGCCAACCGCCTGCTGCTCTCCTCCACCGGGATCGGCACCTATCTGGTGGACACCGGCCTGCCCGGCGATCTGACCACCCCGGACGAGCTGGCCCGGCTCGGCGGGGCGGACGCGCGCGAGATCGTACGCCTGGAACACCTCGCGGAACGCACCGGTGACAAGGAGCGTGATCCGGACAAGTTTCTGGCGGTGCTGGACGACGCGATCGGTGCGGCGGCGGGCACGGCCGCCGGGTTCAAATCGGTGGTCGGATACCGGTACGGCCTGGACTTCGCGCCCGAACCGCCGGGCGGCGCCGAGCTCCGGGCGGCCACCGCCGCGTGGCTGTCCGGCGGGGCCGGGCGGATCACCGACCCCGTGCTTCTGCGCCATCTGCTCTGGTCGGCGGCCGGGACCGGGCTGCCGCTCCAGATCCACACCGGGTTCGGCGACCCGGACCTCAGGCTGCACCGCTGCGATCCACTGCTGCTCACCGACTTCATCCGCGCGGTGCGCCCCACGGGCTGCCGGCTGATCCTGCTGCACGGCTACCCCTACCACCGGGCCGCGGGCTATCTGGCCCACGTATACCCGCATGTGTACGCGGACGTGGGGCTCTCGCTCGGCCACACCGGGACGCGGGCCACGGCGGTCCTCGCCGAGTTCCTGGAGCTGGCCCCGTTCGGCAAGCTGCTGTTCTCGACGGACGCGTACGGCCTCGCCGAGCTGTACGTGGTGGGGGCCCGGCTCTACCGGGACGCCCTTGACCAGCTCCTGAACGGCTGGACGGGGTCGGGGGCGTGGTCGGAGGCGGACGCCGACCGGGTGGCCGCCCTGGTGTCGGCGGGCAACGCCGAGCGCGTCTACGGCGGCTGA